From a region of the Corythoichthys intestinalis isolate RoL2023-P3 chromosome 7, ASM3026506v1, whole genome shotgun sequence genome:
- the LOC130918876 gene encoding uncharacterized protein LOC130918876 isoform X3 gives MLIFGHFLLIWGHFWVAFRQYRQDHKSAGDLESDPSDAAPTPPAEVPSSLSSCGTDPGPGSRFLKKTAPVLEDSWRPTSESVSRASARIERPRVLDPARGDTPVERSQNADGDEEEEAAAEYDSGGSRSESAVATVSASSVPSLSLYEQRSLGSLSPPEDVASPRSPARSPDTSAPREVLFAGEAFPLVRDRASDAASDLTGEEARTAGDGEASFRRDRYESDFESVTPADQVSEHAADEDGRETPSRGTTTEGEDVPSSRAVVRFKDAAAQTDAKAPPTNAEAPPLGGGATPVSTDALRCRLEAVRRFARDGRRERDRAVRGLGPPDYTYATLQRALEVSRRPDQTDNGGVRGARPTGFT, from the exons GCAGGACCACAAGAGTGCAGGAGACCTAGAGTCTGACCCGAGTGATGCCGCCCCGACCCCGCCGGCAGAGGTGCCGTCGTCCTTGTCGTCGTGCGGAACGGACCCGGGTCCGGGAAGCCGTTTCCTGAAAAAGACTGCGCCCGTCCTCGAGGACAG TTGGCGGCCGACGTCCGAGTCTGTTTCGCGAGCGTCGGCCCGGATCGAGAGGCCTCGGGTCCTCGACCCCGCCCGCGGGGACACCCCCGTCGAAAGGAGCCAAAATGCCGACGGTGACGAAGAGGAGGAGGCGGCGGCGGAATACGACTCCGGCGGCTCTCGGTCTGAGAGCGCGGTGGCTACCGTTTCCGCGTCCTCCGTCCCATCTTTGTCG TTGTACGAGCAAAGAAGCCTGGGCTCGCTCTCCCCTCCCGAAGACGTCGCCTCACCCCGGAGTCCGGCGCGCTCCCCCGACACGTCCGCCCCGCGGGAGGTCCTCTTCGCCGGAGAAGCCTTCCCGCTCGTTCGGGACCGGGCGTCCGACGCCGCCTCTGACCTAACGGGAGAAGAAGCTCGG ACGGCGGGAGACGGCGAGGCGTCCTTTCGGCGGGACCGCTACGAAAGCGATTTTGAAAGCGTCACGCCGGCGGACCAG GTTTCGGAGCACGCGGCGGATGAGGACGGACGCGAGACGCCTTCGCGCGGGACGACGACGGAAGGCGAGGACGTGCCGTCGTCGCGGGCCGTCGTGCGCTTCAAAGACGCGGCGGCGCAGACGGACGCCAAGGCGCCTCCGACGAACGCCGAGGCGCCGCCGTTGGGCGGCGGCGCGACACCGGTATCCACCGACGCGCTGCGGTGCCGGCTGGAAGCCGTGCGGCGCTTTGCCCGGGACGGCCGCAGGGAACGTGACCGCGCGGTCCGCGGCCTGGGGCCCCCCGACTACACGTACGCGACCCTACAGCGCGCCTTGGAGGTGAGTCGTCGTCCTGATCAAACAGACAACGGAGGCGTGCGCGGAGCACGACCGACCGGCTTTACTTAA
- the LOC130918876 gene encoding uncharacterized protein LOC130918876 isoform X1, translating into MWRRSRGSEALERAQALLKLDADRRRNRHQRTDHKSAGDLESDPSDAAPTPPAEVPSSLSSCGTDPGPGSRFLKKTAPVLEDSWRPTSESVSRASARIERPRVLDPARGDTPVERSQNADGDEEEEAAAEYDSGGSRSESAVATVSASSVPSLSLYEQRSLGSLSPPEDVASPRSPARSPDTSAPREVLFAGEAFPLVRDRASDAASDLTGEEARTAGDGEASFRRDRYESDFESVTPADQVSEHAADEDGRETPSRGTTTEGEDVPSSRAVVRFKDAAAQTDAKAPPTNAEAPPLGGGATPVSTDALRCRLEAVRRFARDGRRERDRAVRGLGPPDYTYATLQRALEVSRRPDQTDNGGVRGARPTGFT; encoded by the exons GACCACAAGAGTGCAGGAGACCTAGAGTCTGACCCGAGTGATGCCGCCCCGACCCCGCCGGCAGAGGTGCCGTCGTCCTTGTCGTCGTGCGGAACGGACCCGGGTCCGGGAAGCCGTTTCCTGAAAAAGACTGCGCCCGTCCTCGAGGACAG TTGGCGGCCGACGTCCGAGTCTGTTTCGCGAGCGTCGGCCCGGATCGAGAGGCCTCGGGTCCTCGACCCCGCCCGCGGGGACACCCCCGTCGAAAGGAGCCAAAATGCCGACGGTGACGAAGAGGAGGAGGCGGCGGCGGAATACGACTCCGGCGGCTCTCGGTCTGAGAGCGCGGTGGCTACCGTTTCCGCGTCCTCCGTCCCATCTTTGTCG TTGTACGAGCAAAGAAGCCTGGGCTCGCTCTCCCCTCCCGAAGACGTCGCCTCACCCCGGAGTCCGGCGCGCTCCCCCGACACGTCCGCCCCGCGGGAGGTCCTCTTCGCCGGAGAAGCCTTCCCGCTCGTTCGGGACCGGGCGTCCGACGCCGCCTCTGACCTAACGGGAGAAGAAGCTCGG ACGGCGGGAGACGGCGAGGCGTCCTTTCGGCGGGACCGCTACGAAAGCGATTTTGAAAGCGTCACGCCGGCGGACCAG GTTTCGGAGCACGCGGCGGATGAGGACGGACGCGAGACGCCTTCGCGCGGGACGACGACGGAAGGCGAGGACGTGCCGTCGTCGCGGGCCGTCGTGCGCTTCAAAGACGCGGCGGCGCAGACGGACGCCAAGGCGCCTCCGACGAACGCCGAGGCGCCGCCGTTGGGCGGCGGCGCGACACCGGTATCCACCGACGCGCTGCGGTGCCGGCTGGAAGCCGTGCGGCGCTTTGCCCGGGACGGCCGCAGGGAACGTGACCGCGCGGTCCGCGGCCTGGGGCCCCCCGACTACACGTACGCGACCCTACAGCGCGCCTTGGAGGTGAGTCGTCGTCCTGATCAAACAGACAACGGAGGCGTGCGCGGAGCACGACCGACCGGCTTTACTTAA
- the LOC130918876 gene encoding uncharacterized protein LOC130918876 isoform X2, with the protein MWRRSRGSEALERAQALLKLDADRRRNRHQRTDHKSAGDLESDPSDAAPTPPAEVPSSLSSCGTDPGPGSRFLKKTAPVLEDSWRPTSESVSRASARIERPRVLDPARGDTPVERSQNADGDEEEEAAAEYDSGGSRSESAVATVSASSVPSLSLYEQRSLGSLSPPEDVASPRSPARSPDTSAPREVLFAGEAFPLVRDRASDAASDLTGEEARTAGDGEASFRRDRYESDFESVTPADQVSEHAADEDGRETPSRGTTTEGEDVPSSRAVVRFKDAAAQTDAKAPPTNAEAPPLGGGATPVSTDALRCRLEAVRRFARDGRRERDRAVRGLGPPDYTYATLQRALETIRRAKASDARTWT; encoded by the exons GACCACAAGAGTGCAGGAGACCTAGAGTCTGACCCGAGTGATGCCGCCCCGACCCCGCCGGCAGAGGTGCCGTCGTCCTTGTCGTCGTGCGGAACGGACCCGGGTCCGGGAAGCCGTTTCCTGAAAAAGACTGCGCCCGTCCTCGAGGACAG TTGGCGGCCGACGTCCGAGTCTGTTTCGCGAGCGTCGGCCCGGATCGAGAGGCCTCGGGTCCTCGACCCCGCCCGCGGGGACACCCCCGTCGAAAGGAGCCAAAATGCCGACGGTGACGAAGAGGAGGAGGCGGCGGCGGAATACGACTCCGGCGGCTCTCGGTCTGAGAGCGCGGTGGCTACCGTTTCCGCGTCCTCCGTCCCATCTTTGTCG TTGTACGAGCAAAGAAGCCTGGGCTCGCTCTCCCCTCCCGAAGACGTCGCCTCACCCCGGAGTCCGGCGCGCTCCCCCGACACGTCCGCCCCGCGGGAGGTCCTCTTCGCCGGAGAAGCCTTCCCGCTCGTTCGGGACCGGGCGTCCGACGCCGCCTCTGACCTAACGGGAGAAGAAGCTCGG ACGGCGGGAGACGGCGAGGCGTCCTTTCGGCGGGACCGCTACGAAAGCGATTTTGAAAGCGTCACGCCGGCGGACCAG GTTTCGGAGCACGCGGCGGATGAGGACGGACGCGAGACGCCTTCGCGCGGGACGACGACGGAAGGCGAGGACGTGCCGTCGTCGCGGGCCGTCGTGCGCTTCAAAGACGCGGCGGCGCAGACGGACGCCAAGGCGCCTCCGACGAACGCCGAGGCGCCGCCGTTGGGCGGCGGCGCGACACCGGTATCCACCGACGCGCTGCGGTGCCGGCTGGAAGCCGTGCGGCGCTTTGCCCGGGACGGCCGCAGGGAACGTGACCGCGCGGTCCGCGGCCTGGGGCCCCCCGACTACACGTACGCGACCCTACAGCGCGCCTTGGAG ACGATCCGCCGGGCCAAAGCGAGCGATGCCCGCACGTGGACGTGA
- the akr1a1b gene encoding aldo-keto reductase family 1 member A1-B isoform X1 has protein sequence MSRFAVLHTGQKMPLLGLGTWKSPPGKVKEAVLSALEAGYRHIDCAAVYGNEAEIGQAFREAFDRPDGVRREDVFVTSKLWNTRHHPKDVEPALRRTLSDLRLDYVDLYLIHWPYAFRRGEEAFPRSEDGSLLYDQVDYVATWGAMEKLVSAGLARAVGLSNFNSRQLDRVVQAARSVKPAVLQVESHPYLAQTELLAHCRSRGVALTAYSPLGSPDRAWKRPDEPALLDEPLLAALAGKYGKSPAQILLRWQTQRGVAAIPKSVTPSRIRENFQVFDFSLSPDEMSDVTALDKKWRYILPVVQVSRISGGNRRSAKIRPFPFSKVDGRFVPRDAGHPDYPFGDPF, from the exons ATGAGTCGGTTCGCCGTCCTGCACACGGGCCAGAAGATGCCGCTGCTGGGCCTGGGCACGTGGAAGAGCCCGCCGGGCAAG GTGAAAGAGGCGGTGCTGTCGGCCTTGGAGGCGGGCTACCGCCACATCGACTGCGCCGCCGTCTACGGAAACGAGGCGGAGATCGGACAAGCGTTCCGAGAGGCCTTCGACCGACCCGAC GGCGTGCGACGCGAGGACGTCTTCGTCACTTCCAAACTGTGGAACACTCGTCACCACCCCAAGGACGTGGAGCCCGCCCTCCGGCGAACCCTGAGCGATCTCCGGCTGGACTACGTCGACCTCTACCTTATTCACTGGCCCTACGCTTTCCG GCGCGGCGAGGAGGCCTTCCCTCGGAGCGAGGACGGCTCGTTGCTCTACGATCAAGTGGACTACGTGGCCACCTGGGGCGCCATGGAGAAGCTGGTAAGCGCCGGGCTGGCGCGAGCCGTCGGACTCTCCAACTTCAACAGCCGCCAGCTGGACCGCGTCGTCCAGGCCGCCCGCTCCGTCAAGCCCGCCGTCCTACAG GTGGAGAGCCACCCGTACCTGGCGCAGACGGAGCTGCTGGCGCACTGCCGCTCGCGGGGCGTGGCCTTGACAGCCTACAGCCCGCTGGGCTCGCCCGACCGGGCCTGGAAGCGCCCCGACGAGCCCGCGCTTCTCGACGAGCCCCTGCTGGCCGCGCTGGCCGGCAAATACGGAAAGTCGCCGGCGCAGATCCTCCTCAG GTGGCAGACGCAGCGCGGCGTGGCGGCGATTCCCAAGAGTGTCACCCCCTCGCGCATCCGCGAAAACTTCCAA GTATTTGACTTCAGCCTGTCGCCGGACGAGATGAGCGACGTGACGGCGCTGGACAAAAAGTGGCGCTACATCCTGCCCGTCGTCCAAGTAAGTCGAATTTCCGGAGGAAACCGCCGCTCGGCTAAAATCCGCCCTTTTCCCTTCTCCAAGGTGGACGGCCGCTTTGTTCCTCGGGACGCCGGCCACCCCGACTACCCCTTCGGCGACCCCTTCTGA
- the akr1a1b gene encoding aldo-keto reductase family 1 member A1-B isoform X2 produces MSRFAVLHTGQKMPLLGLGTWKSPPGKVKEAVLSALEAGYRHIDCAAVYGNEAEIGQAFREAFDRPDGVRREDVFVTSKLWNTRHHPKDVEPALRRTLSDLRLDYVDLYLIHWPYAFRRGEEAFPRSEDGSLLYDQVDYVATWGAMEKLVSAGLARAVGLSNFNSRQLDRVVQAARSVKPAVLQVESHPYLAQTELLAHCRSRGVALTAYSPLGSPDRAWKRPDEPALLDEPLLAALAGKYGKSPAQILLRWQTQRGVAAIPKSVTPSRIRENFQVFDFSLSPDEMSDVTALDKKWRYILPVVQVDGRFVPRDAGHPDYPFGDPF; encoded by the exons ATGAGTCGGTTCGCCGTCCTGCACACGGGCCAGAAGATGCCGCTGCTGGGCCTGGGCACGTGGAAGAGCCCGCCGGGCAAG GTGAAAGAGGCGGTGCTGTCGGCCTTGGAGGCGGGCTACCGCCACATCGACTGCGCCGCCGTCTACGGAAACGAGGCGGAGATCGGACAAGCGTTCCGAGAGGCCTTCGACCGACCCGAC GGCGTGCGACGCGAGGACGTCTTCGTCACTTCCAAACTGTGGAACACTCGTCACCACCCCAAGGACGTGGAGCCCGCCCTCCGGCGAACCCTGAGCGATCTCCGGCTGGACTACGTCGACCTCTACCTTATTCACTGGCCCTACGCTTTCCG GCGCGGCGAGGAGGCCTTCCCTCGGAGCGAGGACGGCTCGTTGCTCTACGATCAAGTGGACTACGTGGCCACCTGGGGCGCCATGGAGAAGCTGGTAAGCGCCGGGCTGGCGCGAGCCGTCGGACTCTCCAACTTCAACAGCCGCCAGCTGGACCGCGTCGTCCAGGCCGCCCGCTCCGTCAAGCCCGCCGTCCTACAG GTGGAGAGCCACCCGTACCTGGCGCAGACGGAGCTGCTGGCGCACTGCCGCTCGCGGGGCGTGGCCTTGACAGCCTACAGCCCGCTGGGCTCGCCCGACCGGGCCTGGAAGCGCCCCGACGAGCCCGCGCTTCTCGACGAGCCCCTGCTGGCCGCGCTGGCCGGCAAATACGGAAAGTCGCCGGCGCAGATCCTCCTCAG GTGGCAGACGCAGCGCGGCGTGGCGGCGATTCCCAAGAGTGTCACCCCCTCGCGCATCCGCGAAAACTTCCAA GTATTTGACTTCAGCCTGTCGCCGGACGAGATGAGCGACGTGACGGCGCTGGACAAAAAGTGGCGCTACATCCTGCCCGTCGTCCAA GTGGACGGCCGCTTTGTTCCTCGGGACGCCGGCCACCCCGACTACCCCTTCGGCGACCCCTTCTGA
- the LOC130918964 gene encoding 4-trimethylaminobutyraldehyde dehydrogenase-like, with product MSQSSLSAVDAATTGALLLGDNLNFWAGERQAPRPGAADAEPVYEPATGRVLCQLTPCGPDEVNAAVESAGAAYLRWSKMAGMERSRFMLEAARIIRERREKIAKLEVINNGKSITEALTDVDVAWQCMEYYAGLAATMAGQHIQLPGGAFAYTRREALGVCAGIGAWNYPFQIAVVKSAPALACGNSMVFKPSPMTPVTAVLLAEIYREAGMPPGLFCVVQGGAATGTLLCQHPRVAKVSFTGSVPTGKKVMEMSARGVKPVTLELGGKSPLIIFGDCELDNAVKGALMANFLTQGQVCCNGTRVFVQRDIVGRFLEKVVAKTRAIAVGDPLLDGTRMGALISKPQLDKVLAFVRQAEEQGAKVLCGGQPLVPSDPKLKEGYFMSPCVLDDCRDDMTCVKEEIFGPVMSVLPFDTEEEVLRRANDTTFGLASGVFTRDISRAHRVAEKLEAGTCYINNYNISPVEVPFGGYKMSGFGRENGQVTVEYYSQLKTVVVEMGDVDCLF from the exons ATGTCGCAGTCCAGCCTTTCCGCCGTGGACGCCGCCACCACCGGCGCCTTGCTGCTCGGCGACAATCTCAACTTTTGGGCCGGGGAGCGGCAGGCGCCCCGGCCGGGAGCCGCCGACGCCGAACCCGTCTACGAGCCCGCCACAG GGCGCGTGCTGTGTCAACTCACCCCCTGCGGGCCGGACGAGGTCAACGCGGCCGTGGAGAGCGCCGGCGCCGCCTACCTCCGATGGAGCAAGATGGCGGGCATGGAGCGCTCGCGCTTCATGTTGGAGGCCGCTCGCATCATCAGG GAGCGTCGGGAGAAGATCGCCAAGCTGGAGGTGATCAACAACGGCAAGTCCATCACCGAAGCGCTGACGGACGTGGACGTGGCCTGGCAGTGCATGGAGTACTACGCCGGATTGGCCGCGACCATGGCAG GTCAACACATTCAGCTCCCCGGCGGCGCCTTCGCATACACCCGGCGCGAGGCTCTGGGCGTCTGCGCGGGCATCGGCGCTTGGAACTACCCCTTCCAGATCGCCGTGGTCAAGTCGGCCCCGGCGCTGGCGTGCG GAAACTCCATGGTGTTCAAGCCCTCCCCCATGACGCCCGTCACTGCCGTGCTCCTGGCCGAGATCTACCGGGAGGCCGGGATGCCCCCGGGACTCTTTTGCGTGGTGCAAGGCGGCGCCGCGACCGGAACCTTACTGTGCCAGCACCCCCGTGTCGCGAAGGTGTCCTTCACGGGAAGCGTGCCCACCGGCAAGAAG GTGATGGAGATGTCCGCCCGCGGCGTCAAACCGGTCACGCTGGAGCTCGGCGGCAAGTCGCCGCTCATCATCTTTGGCGACTGCGAGCTGGACAACGCCGTCAAGGGAGCGCTCATGGCCAACTTCCTCACGCAAGGACAG GTGTGCTGCAACGGGACCAGAGTATTTGTGCAGAGGGACATCGTCGGGCGATTCCTGGAGAAAGTGGTCGCCAAGACTCGAGCCATCGCAGTGGGGGACCCCCTGCTGGACGGCACCCGCATGGGGGCGCTCATCAGCAAGCCCCAGCTGGACAAGGTCCTGGCTTTCGTCCGGCAGgccgaggaacag GGGGCCAAGGTGCTGTGCGGCGGACAACCTCTGGTGCCCTCTGACCCCAAACTCAAAGAAGGATACTTCATGTCGCCCTGCGTACTCG ACGACTGCAGGGACGACATGACGTGCGTGAAGGAGGAGATTTTCGGGCCCGTCATGTCGGTGCTGCCTTTTGACACCGAGGAGGAGGTTCTGCGCCGCGCTAACGACACCACTTTCGGACTGGCCTCCGGCGTCTTTACCAG AGACATCTCGCGAGCCCACCGCGTGGCCGAGAAGCTGGAAGCGGGGACGTGCTATATTAACAACTACAATATTAGCCCCGTGGAGGTGCCCTTCGGGGGTTACAAGATGTCGGGTTTCGGCCGCGAGAACGGTCAGGTGACCGTCGAGTACTACTCACAGCTCAAGACCGTTGTGGTGGAGATGGGCGACGTGGACTGTCTTTTTTGA